GCGGGCAGGCTGATCGACCAGGCGGGCTGCAAGGGACTGCGAAAGGGAGGCGCGTTCGTCAGCGATCTGCACGCGAACTACATCTTGAACGAGGGTGGAGCGCGAGCCCGCGACGTCCTCGATCTGATCGACGAAGTGCGCCGTCGCGTTCGCGGAGCCTTCGGGATCAGTCTGGAGCTGGAGATCCAGCTGGTCGGCTTCGGCGAGTCAGTCTGACGATCCCGAGGTCAGGGAGCCACGAAGAGCCGAAGCCAGGCCTCCTCGCGCGCGCGAAGCGCGGCGATGGCGCCGGCGCCCGGCTTCCCCTGCTGGAGGATGCAGAAGGCGTAGCGTTCCCCTCCGGCCCGATCGACGTAGCCGGCCATGCTGCTCACGCCGATGTCGCCGAGCGTCCCTGTCTTGGCGCGCAGCCCCGGGGCGCCGCCGTCTCGGAAGCGCTTCTCCATGGTCCCCTCGTCCCCGGGGCGGGCGAAGGAGGCATAGAGGTCCGGGAAGATCCTCTCTTCGCCGTGCGCCCAGGCGAGGAGGCGCACGATCTGCTCGGCGGAGATCCGGTTCGAGGGAGAGAGGCCGCAGCCATCCTTGAGGATCGGCAGGGGATCCAGACCGACCCTGCCGCGGAGCCACTCCTCGACCCTCGCCCTTCCCGCCGCCGCGGACCTGTCCGCGCCGAGATCCACCAGGAGAAGATCCGCCATGAAGTTGTTGCTCCAGAGATTCATGCTCCGAACGAGGAGCGAGAGCGGCAGGGACTCGAGCGTGGCGAGCGGGTAGGCCCCGGCCGGCGGAGCCCCGAGTCGTACTCCGGAGACCCCGATCCCCTGCTGCGCCAGGATGCCGCGCAGCATCCCGCCCGCGAGAAAACCCGGATTGCGGGTCGATCGGAAGATTCGCGCCGGGCCCGACCCATGGGCGATCGCGCCCTCGAGAGTCCACACTTCCCTCTCCCCATCGAAGCTCCGCCTCGCGACGACCGGCGCGGTCGCCTTCTCAAGAACCGTCTCGACGAGGCTGTTGCTCTCGATCCCTGGAAGGGGAAACGGCTCAATCCGGCACTCCGCCCTCTCTCCAACGCTCGCTCCCGGCAGGATGAGGAACGAGACGCTGTTGAAGTTCACTCCGAGAATCGAGACGGGGGCCGCATACGGGCTGTCCGAGGCTTCCGCGAGCCGCAGCGAATCGAGGTCAGCCACGATCGGAGCGGCAACGACGATGTCGCCCCGCACCTCCGTGAGGCCCGAGATCGCCGCTTCACGGCCCAGGAGCCAGAGACGCTCGGAGACGAGGAAGGGGTCTCCATCCCCGACCAGGTACAGATCCCCTTCGAGGATCCCGCCGCGCGCTTCCTGCTCCCGGAGGAGCGACGTGGAGAACCGATGCCCCGGGCCGAGCATGTCGAGGGCCGCCGCGCTCGTCACGACCTTCTGCACGCTCGCGGGGGGGAGCATCAGCTCCCCTCCGATCGCGACCCTCTCCCCCGCTCCGCAGACCGGCGCGAAGACCACGCCGACGGCGATCGTCTCGTCTTCGTTCGCGGCGCGCAGCGCATCCGCGAGGGCCGCGGGCGTCCCCGCCGATGATCGAGCGGCGATCAGCGCGATCGCGAAGAGAAGAGCGATGCGCGGGCCCTGCGCCGTTCGCCTTCCGCGACCGCGGGAGGGGCCGGAGATCAGATCCTCCGCGCGGCGGAGAAGAGCGGCCGAACCCTTGATCCCCCGAGCGTCCGAGAGCGAAGCGCGCCCGCTGGGCATCCTGTGTCAGTCCTCCAGCTCGAATCGCTGGAGGGGCGTCCGGCCCGCCAGCAGGTCGACCGACAGCTCCGCCAGAACCGATGGATTCTCGAGGCCGAAGCGAGCGAGGACGTCCGGATCGACTTCGCCGAGCATGCCGGCAACAGCGCCGTCGGGCATCAGCAGCCGCGCGCAGCGGCCCTTCAGAAACGGCGCCTCGGACGCGGCCTCCCAGGAGGGAGTCACGCCGAACTCCCGGGCGACCGCCTCGGCGTAGGCCCGCGCATCGGTGAATCCCACCTTGGGTCCGATGATCCCGAAACCCACCGACCGCCGCTCGCGCGCGCGCGTCTCCGACTGCTCGTCCAGATCGACGACGTCCCCCACTTCGAACACGCGCTGCGGCAGCGGCTGATGGCGGTTGTGCCGGAAGATCTGCAGGAGTCCGGGCAGCAGGCTCCTCCTCAAGCGGGTCTGCTCGGTCGAGATCGGATTGGCGATTCGCACCGCCCGGTCGTCCGGCGGCCTCCCCAGGTTGCGGTCGTGCTCCTCATCGCTGCTCAAGATCATCGTCAGGCTCTCGTGGAACCCGAGGCCGCAGAGAACTTCCCGGACGTGGGACGTCAGGGTCTCCAGGGCGCGGGGCTTGCCGACGGTCCTCGCGGGGAGAAGCTCCGGCGCGATCCGGTGGTATCCATAGGCGATCGCCAGGTCCTCGATCAGGTCGTTCTCGTGGAGGATGTCGTTGCGATAGGCCGGGATCGACACATCGATCACGCCTTCGTTCGACTCGCGCGCGTCGTGTCTCATCCGTTCCAGCAGCTCGACCGCCTGCCCGGCCTCGATCCTGATGCCGAGAAGCCGCGCGCTCTTCTCGACGGCCACGCGGCCCGGCTGCGGGGTCAGATCGGGCATCAGCAGGCTTCCCTCCATGCCGGCCCGCCCGCTCATGTCGCTCGCTCCCTCGATCGCGACGGCCCGAAGCCTCGCTCCGGAGAGATTCTCGAGCATGGAGGTCACGAGGATGTTGAGGGCCCGCTGCACGACGCGCTGGCCGAGCCCGGTCACGTCGATGAAGAGGTTCCTGCTGCCGAGGTGGACCTTCGTCTCCTCGCTGTTGATGATCGGCGGCATCGACAAGACCTTCCCCGTGCGATCGCGGAGGATCGGATACCGATCGAACGAGTCGAGGAGGTGGCGGAAGGCCCGCCCTTTGGGGTGGCGATCAAGGATCTCTCGCAAGGTCATCCCGACGCCATCGGCGACCCCCAGGGGGACGAAAGCGTATGCGGAAGGGTCCTCACTCGTATACTCGATCTCCGGGACCACAGTGTCGAAGTCGTAGACGCCGATCGAGGCGAGTTTCCGGTTGCGGCCGAGGGCCCAGTGCAGGTTCTCCTGCAGCTTCATCAAGACCTTGAGCGTTCCCTCGTCCAGCCTGACATTCTCGAGCACCGCGCACGCGATGTGAGGGCGATGACTCCCGGGCAGCCTGACAGAGGGATCGACACGAACCGTCGCCGCCTGCGGCCCGACCTCGTAGACGGGCGCTCCACGCTCCAGGTCGAGGTAGCCTCGAAGAGCCCGGGCGAGCCCTCCCGGGTCGAACATGTCGGGCCTCACGGCCAGCAGCTCCATCCGGACGACCTCGATCTCGGGGAGGTCCTCGAGGGTCGAGGGATCCTGCCGGTGATCCGCATCGCACCGATCGCAACGAGCGGGCGGGTCCTCGGTCGGAGTCCGTTCCTCGATCCACCCGCAGCGCGCGCAGCGGGTCCTCGGAAGGAGCGCGAATCCCTCCACGTCGCACCCGATCTCCTCCAAGACGCGCAGGAGTCTGTCGCGGGGGATCTCGGCGCCCAGGCGCTCGCGCAGCGCATCCAGCGGGATCGCGATCACAGGCATAGAGGAACCCCCTTGAGCCACTCCGTGTCGGGCAGGTAGAGATCCCGCATGTCACTGAGGTCGTAGCGCATCATCGCGATTCTCTCGAGCCCGAGGCCCCAGGCCAGGACAGGGCTCTTGCATCCCAGCGGCTCTGTCACCTCGGGCCTGAAGATCCCCGCTCCACCCATCTCGACCCAGTCCTTCCGTTTCTCGAACCAGATGTAGACCTCGACGCTCGGCTCCGTGTACGGGAAGAAGGCCGGGCGAAACTGGAACTGTCCAAAGCCCATCTTGCGGTAGAAGGCCGAGAGAGTGCCGAGGAGGGTCGCGAAGGACGCCTCCCTGTCCACGACGA
The sequence above is a segment of the Candidatus Eisenbacteria bacterium genome. Coding sequences within it:
- the dacB gene encoding D-alanyl-D-alanine carboxypeptidase/D-alanyl-D-alanine-endopeptidase, with protein sequence MPSGRASLSDARGIKGSAALLRRAEDLISGPSRGRGRRTAQGPRIALLFAIALIAARSSAGTPAALADALRAANEDETIAVGVVFAPVCGAGERVAIGGELMLPPASVQKVVTSAAALDMLGPGHRFSTSLLREQEARGGILEGDLYLVGDGDPFLVSERLWLLGREAAISGLTEVRGDIVVAAPIVADLDSLRLAEASDSPYAAPVSILGVNFNSVSFLILPGASVGERAECRIEPFPLPGIESNSLVETVLEKATAPVVARRSFDGEREVWTLEGAIAHGSGPARIFRSTRNPGFLAGGMLRGILAQQGIGVSGVRLGAPPAGAYPLATLESLPLSLLVRSMNLWSNNFMADLLLVDLGADRSAAAGRARVEEWLRGRVGLDPLPILKDGCGLSPSNRISAEQIVRLLAWAHGEERIFPDLYASFARPGDEGTMEKRFRDGGAPGLRAKTGTLGDIGVSSMAGYVDRAGGERYAFCILQQGKPGAGAIAALRAREEAWLRLFVAP
- a CDS encoding phenylalanine--tRNA ligase subunit beta, which codes for MPVIAIPLDALRERLGAEIPRDRLLRVLEEIGCDVEGFALLPRTRCARCGWIEERTPTEDPPARCDRCDADHRQDPSTLEDLPEIEVVRMELLAVRPDMFDPGGLARALRGYLDLERGAPVYEVGPQAATVRVDPSVRLPGSHRPHIACAVLENVRLDEGTLKVLMKLQENLHWALGRNRKLASIGVYDFDTVVPEIEYTSEDPSAYAFVPLGVADGVGMTLREILDRHPKGRAFRHLLDSFDRYPILRDRTGKVLSMPPIINSEETKVHLGSRNLFIDVTGLGQRVVQRALNILVTSMLENLSGARLRAVAIEGASDMSGRAGMEGSLLMPDLTPQPGRVAVEKSARLLGIRIEAGQAVELLERMRHDARESNEGVIDVSIPAYRNDILHENDLIEDLAIAYGYHRIAPELLPARTVGKPRALETLTSHVREVLCGLGFHESLTMILSSDEEHDRNLGRPPDDRAVRIANPISTEQTRLRRSLLPGLLQIFRHNRHQPLPQRVFEVGDVVDLDEQSETRARERRSVGFGIIGPKVGFTDARAYAEAVAREFGVTPSWEAASEAPFLKGRCARLLMPDGAVAGMLGEVDPDVLARFGLENPSVLAELSVDLLAGRTPLQRFELED